In the Sandaracinus amylolyticus genome, GAAGGAGTCCGCGGCGCCCACGCGTGAGGTCGAGCCGGCGCTGCGCGATCCCGAGCGGCTGATCGGCCAGACGCTCGGCGGCAAATATCGCGTGTCGGGCGTGCTCGCGCGCGGCGGGATGGGCCGCATCTACCGAGCCGAGCAAGTACCGCTCGGACGCCCCGTCGCGCTCAAGGTGCTGCACTCGGAGCTCGACGAGACCGGCGGCGATCCCGGCTTCCAGAAGCGCTTCCTGCTCGAGGCCGCGAGCTGCGCGCAGCTGCGGCACCCGAACATCGTCGTCGTGTACGACTACGGCCGGCTCGAGGAGTCGTCGCGCGAGGCGTACTTCATGGCGATGGAGCTGATCGAGGGGCCGACCCTCGGTCAGGTGCTGCGCGACGAAGGGCCGCTCGCGATCGCGCGGGCGCTGCGCATCACGCGCGAGGTCGCGCGCGCGCTGCGCGAGGCGCATCGCCAGGAGATGGTCCACCGCGACCTCAAGCCGTCGAACGTGATGCTGGTGACGACGGGCGAGGGCGAGCAGGTGAAGGTGCTCGACTTCGGGCTCGTGAAGGTGATGCGCGACGACTCGGAGGAGCTGACGAAGGAAGGCCACTTCCTCGGCTCGCCGAAGTACATGGCGCCCGAGCAGATCCGCCGCGGCCCGGTCGACGGGCGCGCCGATCTCTACGCGCTCGGCGTGCTGCTCTACCAGATGATCTCGGGGCGCGTGCCCTTCGAGGGCGACGATCCGGTGCAGACGCTGATGGCGCACCTGAACGATCCGGTGCCGCCGATCCCGAGCACGATCGAGGTGCCGCCGAGCGTGCAGCAGCTCTTGCTGCGCTGTCTGCAGAAGGACCCGGCGCTGCGCTTCGCGAGCGCCGAGGAGCTCATCCGTGCGATCGACGAGATCGCGCCGATGGTCCCGGGCTGGAGCGCGCAGGCGCGGCACGCGATGACGGTGTCGGGGGAGATCGCGACGATGGGCTCGTCGTCGTTCCCGCTCTCGCTCGGCACCGCGCCGCCGCCTCCGGTCGCGGCGGCACCTCCGGCGCGCACGGGGCGCGGCGCGCGGATCGCGATCGTGGCGGGTGTCGCGGTCGCGGCGGGGCTCGCGGCGATCGCGAGCAGCGGCGGTGGCGAGCCCGAGATCGCGGCGCCGCCGGTGATCGCGACCCCGCTGCCGCCGAGCCCGCCGCCGGTCGAAGCGCCGGCGCCGCGGTTCACGCTCTTCGTCGCGAGCACGCCGCAGGGCGCGACGCTGCGGCGCGGCGACGAGGTCATCGGCACCACGCCGACGTTCGTCGAGCTCGAGCGCGCGGCGCTCGAGAGCTCGCCCGCGACGTTCCGCGTCGAGCTCGACGGATACGCGCCGTACGTGTGGACCCAGGGCCCTTCGAGCGACGACGTGCACGTCTCGGCGGAGCTCGCGGCGCTGCCTCCGGCGGTGGTCGCGCCTCCGGTCGAGCCGACGCCCGAGCCGCGCGTCGAGCGACGCCGTCGCGATCGTGATCGAACGACGACGACGACGGGCGGAGAGGACTTCGCGATCAAGACGCGCCGCTGATCGCTTCTGCAGTAAGGACGACATGACGACGACGCCGCGCTCGGCGCGATCCCTGGCTCTCCGCTCCTGGCTCTTCTCGACGCTCCTCCTCGTGATCGTCCCATCGCGCGCCCACGCGCAGGCGAGCGAGGAGACGCAGATCGATCTCGCGACCGAGGCCGACGTGCGCTTCGAGCTCGGCGTCGACGCGCAGCGTCGCGGCGACTGCCGAGGTGCGCTCCAGCACTACCTCGCGTCGCAGCGCCTCGTCCCGAACAAGAACGTCGTCTTCAACATCGCGCGCTGCTTCGAGGAGCTCGAGCGATATCCCGAGGCGTTCCGCTACTACGCCGACTACCTCGAGAGCGATCTCGACGACTCGGAGCGACGCGTCGCCGAGGCCGCGGTGCAGCGCATCCGCCCGCGCGTCGCGCTGGTGCGCGTCGAGACCGATCCTCCGGGCGCGCTCGTCTATCTCGATCGGCGCGATCTCGGATCGCGCGGTCGCACGCCGCGCACGCTCGCGGTCGAGCCGGGCGCGCATCGCGTGCTGGTGCAGGCCGAGGGCCACGAGCCCGCGCAGTCCGACGAGGTGCGCGCGACGGTCGGCGGCGAGGTCGTGGTGAGCGTCCCGCTGGTGCGCATCCTCGGCAGCGCGCGTGTCGTCGGCGCGCCGCAGGGCGCGGCGATCCGCGTCGACGACGAGGAGTCGCCGTCGCTCGGCGTGGTGCCCGCGACCATCGAGCTCACGCCCGGCGCGCACACGCTGATCGTGAGCGCGCCGGGCCGGCAGACGACGCGCGTGCCGGTGAGCGTCGCGGCGCGCGAGA is a window encoding:
- a CDS encoding serine/threonine-protein kinase, with product MAHQKESAAPTREVEPALRDPERLIGQTLGGKYRVSGVLARGGMGRIYRAEQVPLGRPVALKVLHSELDETGGDPGFQKRFLLEAASCAQLRHPNIVVVYDYGRLEESSREAYFMAMELIEGPTLGQVLRDEGPLAIARALRITREVARALREAHRQEMVHRDLKPSNVMLVTTGEGEQVKVLDFGLVKVMRDDSEELTKEGHFLGSPKYMAPEQIRRGPVDGRADLYALGVLLYQMISGRVPFEGDDPVQTLMAHLNDPVPPIPSTIEVPPSVQQLLLRCLQKDPALRFASAEELIRAIDEIAPMVPGWSAQARHAMTVSGEIATMGSSSFPLSLGTAPPPPVAAAPPARTGRGARIAIVAGVAVAAGLAAIASSGGGEPEIAAPPVIATPLPPSPPPVEAPAPRFTLFVASTPQGATLRRGDEVIGTTPTFVELERAALESSPATFRVELDGYAPYVWTQGPSSDDVHVSAELAALPPAVVAPPVEPTPEPRVERRRRDRDRTTTTTGGEDFAIKTRR